A single region of the Kocuria rosea genome encodes:
- a CDS encoding sensor histidine kinase — translation MRDRLVTALVGLAIAVIVLYGGPRAYMVAEQAQTTVVQQTERSADLIAAVLTERSRGGGPVDEDLDALVHDGEVLVHRAADGRVLASAGEAEGHAADVVATRRLPDGSALELTRSGAAVSERITDAVMPIVLIGLGVVVLAVLAAVVLARGLARPFQQLADAARRLGDGTFSLPPMDSTLPEARAIGVALQTSSRQLEALLHRERQFAANASHQLRTPLTALRLELEDLTYWPETAPAVSEQLDRALGELDRLSGTVTELLEHSRGRRLERPVPVDLALLTAETAARWDRQAGAGGRTVTAMAPRPARVRTHPGLLQQILDVLIHNALRHGRGVVRVRARDARTHWAITVQDEGDRPVDRGIFDRHVSTGEGGEGIGLTVAAELAESLGGSLTLESAPTTTFLLRLPAAPST, via the coding sequence ATGCGTGACCGGCTGGTCACGGCGCTCGTCGGTCTGGCGATCGCCGTGATCGTCCTGTACGGCGGCCCGCGGGCCTACATGGTGGCCGAGCAGGCGCAGACCACCGTGGTCCAGCAGACCGAGCGCTCCGCGGACCTGATCGCAGCCGTGCTCACGGAGCGCTCGCGCGGCGGTGGACCCGTCGACGAGGACCTGGACGCCCTCGTGCACGACGGGGAGGTCCTGGTCCACCGGGCTGCGGACGGCCGGGTGCTGGCGTCGGCGGGCGAGGCTGAGGGCCACGCCGCGGACGTGGTGGCGACCCGGCGGCTGCCGGACGGCAGCGCCCTGGAGCTGACCCGCTCCGGTGCGGCGGTGAGCGAGCGGATCACCGATGCCGTGATGCCGATCGTGCTCATCGGCCTGGGGGTCGTGGTCCTGGCCGTCCTCGCCGCGGTGGTGCTGGCCCGCGGGCTGGCGCGGCCCTTCCAGCAGCTGGCCGACGCCGCCCGCCGGCTGGGGGACGGGACCTTCAGCCTGCCGCCGATGGACTCCACGCTGCCCGAGGCCCGGGCCATCGGGGTGGCGCTGCAGACCAGCTCCCGGCAGCTCGAGGCCCTGCTGCACCGCGAGCGGCAGTTCGCGGCCAACGCCTCCCACCAGCTGCGGACCCCGCTCACCGCCCTGCGCCTGGAGCTCGAGGACCTCACCTACTGGCCCGAGACCGCCCCCGCGGTGTCCGAGCAGCTCGACCGGGCGCTGGGAGAGCTGGACCGGCTCAGCGGGACCGTGACCGAGCTGCTGGAGCACTCCCGCGGCCGCCGTCTGGAGCGCCCGGTGCCCGTGGACCTGGCGCTGCTCACCGCCGAGACCGCCGCGCGCTGGGACCGGCAGGCCGGTGCGGGGGGCCGCACCGTCACGGCGATGGCACCGCGTCCCGCCCGCGTCCGCACGCATCCCGGGCTGCTGCAGCAGATCCTGGACGTGCTCATCCACAACGCCCTGCGGCACGGCCGCGGAGTCGTGCGCGTACGGGCCAGGGATGCCCGCACGCACTGGGCGATCACGGTCCAGGACGAGGGGGACCGACCCGTGGACCGGGGCATCTTCGACCGCCACGTCAGCACCGGGGAGGGGGGCGAGGGCATCGGACTGACGGTCGCCGCCGAGCTCGCCGAGTCCCTCGGCGGCAGCCTCACCCTCGAGTCCGCCCCGACCACCACGTTCCTGCTGCGGCTGCCGGCGGCGCCGTCGACCTGA
- a CDS encoding response regulator transcription factor, with protein sequence MVPSILLVEDDDGIALPLTRALEREQYAVERVSTGQAALASAATGRFPLVVLDLGLPDGDGLDVCRQAREDGYTGAVLILTARGSEIDRVVGLDVGADDYMAKPFSLAELLARVRALLRRQNGPSTAPVPQPQTAPGLRVDPRSRQAFVADTVLPVTAKEFDVLAELDGVRGDVVTREHLMDRVWDENWFGSTKTLDVTVARLRHKLADSGAPAQIVTVRGIGFRLEDGPPDA encoded by the coding sequence ATGGTCCCCAGCATCCTCCTGGTGGAGGACGACGACGGCATCGCCCTCCCCCTGACCCGCGCCCTCGAGCGGGAGCAGTACGCCGTGGAGCGGGTGAGCACCGGCCAGGCCGCCCTCGCGAGCGCCGCCACCGGGCGGTTCCCGCTGGTGGTCCTCGACCTCGGGCTGCCGGACGGGGACGGACTGGACGTGTGCCGGCAGGCCCGCGAGGACGGCTACACCGGGGCCGTGCTCATCCTCACCGCGCGCGGCTCGGAGATCGACCGGGTGGTCGGCCTCGACGTGGGCGCCGACGACTACATGGCCAAGCCCTTCAGCCTGGCCGAGCTGCTGGCCCGCGTCCGGGCGCTGCTGCGCCGGCAGAACGGCCCGTCCACCGCTCCCGTGCCGCAGCCGCAGACCGCCCCGGGGCTGCGGGTGGACCCGCGGTCCCGGCAGGCCTTCGTGGCGGACACGGTCCTGCCGGTCACCGCCAAGGAGTTCGACGTGCTGGCCGAACTGGACGGTGTCCGCGGGGACGTGGTCACGCGGGAGCACCTCATGGACCGGGTGTGGGACGAGAACTGGTTCGGCTCCACCAAGACCCTCGACGTCACCGTGGCCCGGCTGCGGCACAAGCTGGCCGACTCCGGGGCGCCGGCCCAGATCGTCACCGTGCGCGGGATCGGCTTCCGGCTCGAGGACGGCCCGCCGGATGCGTGA
- a CDS encoding Ig-like domain-containing protein, with the protein MTARTAATAVLVVVLGLLLGLSSTAEFSSASFTSRSANPQGTVRAAADWTPPTTSLTPPGAILAGSVVLTASAADAETGIDTVAVQYRSASGGEWRTVCTTASAPYRCTWSTPGVVDGSYALRSVATDRAGYSAVSAVATTVVDNTGPVVTMIDPGTLLGGTRTFEATAADPGTGVQKVVLQYAPSGSSTYRDLCTATAATYSCRYDTRQLPDGRYDLRAVATDRAGNATTSAVVANREVENPVSTVTLAAPKTYLSGGTTLSATAASTAGVQAVRFQYAPAGTTTWSTVCTDTTAPYSCAWTTTGVADGAYDLRAVLVDSKGRETASASVPERHVLNTVVRGVDVQAANGGRAGTMDAGDTITYTYSHLVDLNTISTGWDGSALATALNMQSGWFADSSITVAGSARADSVGSVNLGADYLSVSTSARFDATMTAEAVVVDGRPRTVLTVTLGQRTGGGTPSTNSTPTMAWTPSTAVKDLAGKAVSSAAVNETGAADGDF; encoded by the coding sequence ATGACCGCACGAACCGCCGCGACCGCCGTTCTCGTCGTCGTGCTCGGTCTGCTCCTGGGCCTCAGCAGCACCGCCGAGTTCTCCTCCGCGTCCTTCACGAGCCGCTCGGCCAACCCGCAGGGCACCGTCCGGGCCGCCGCGGACTGGACCCCGCCCACCACGTCCCTCACCCCTCCGGGCGCAATCCTGGCGGGCTCGGTCGTCCTCACCGCGTCCGCCGCAGACGCCGAGACCGGGATCGACACCGTCGCGGTCCAGTACCGCTCGGCCTCCGGAGGCGAGTGGCGCACGGTGTGCACCACCGCCTCGGCCCCCTACCGCTGCACGTGGAGCACCCCCGGTGTCGTGGACGGCTCCTACGCGCTGCGCTCCGTGGCGACCGACCGGGCCGGGTACTCGGCGGTCTCCGCCGTGGCGACCACCGTGGTGGACAACACCGGGCCCGTCGTGACGATGATCGATCCCGGCACGCTCCTCGGCGGCACCCGGACCTTCGAGGCCACCGCGGCCGACCCCGGCACCGGTGTGCAGAAGGTGGTCCTCCAGTACGCCCCGAGCGGCTCGAGCACCTACCGGGACCTGTGCACCGCGACCGCCGCCACCTACTCCTGCCGCTACGACACCCGGCAGCTGCCCGACGGTCGCTACGACCTCCGGGCGGTCGCGACCGACCGCGCCGGCAACGCCACCACCTCCGCGGTGGTCGCGAACCGGGAGGTCGAGAACCCGGTCAGCACCGTCACCCTGGCCGCCCCGAAGACCTACCTGTCCGGCGGCACCACGCTGAGCGCCACCGCTGCCTCCACCGCGGGGGTGCAGGCGGTCCGCTTCCAGTACGCCCCCGCCGGCACGACCACCTGGAGCACGGTGTGCACCGACACCACCGCGCCGTACAGCTGCGCCTGGACCACGACCGGTGTGGCAGACGGCGCCTACGACCTCCGCGCGGTCCTGGTGGACAGCAAGGGGCGGGAGACCGCCTCGGCGTCCGTTCCCGAACGGCACGTGCTCAACACCGTGGTCCGCGGCGTGGACGTCCAGGCCGCCAACGGGGGCAGGGCCGGCACGATGGACGCCGGGGACACGATCACCTACACCTACAGCCACCTCGTGGACCTGAACACGATCAGCACCGGGTGGGACGGCAGCGCACTGGCGACCGCGCTGAACATGCAGAGCGGCTGGTTCGCCGACAGCAGCATCACCGTGGCCGGCTCCGCCCGGGCCGATTCCGTGGGCTCCGTGAACCTGGGCGCCGACTACCTCTCGGTCTCGACGAGCGCCCGGTTCGACGCCACCATGACGGCGGAGGCGGTCGTCGTCGACGGCCGTCCGCGCACGGTGCTCACCGTGACACTGGGCCAGAGGACGGGCGGCGGCACGCCGAGCACGAACAGCACGCCGACGATGGCCTGGACGCCCAGCACCGCCGTCAAGGACCTCGCCGGCAAGGCCGTGTCGTCGGCAGCGGTCAACGAGACCGGCGCCGCGGACGGGGACTTCTGA
- a CDS encoding signal peptidase I, which produces MRAVRIAARTASRVLLNLAALVVLALALAMLVPGALGYERYVITGASMSGTFEKGTLAIESAVPVADLAVGDVITYLPPPDSGLTELVTHRILTVEESESGPVFRTQGDANADADPWTFQLPGPTQARLDHAVPHLGWVFIALSEPQVRQLVIGMPAGLIALRCAIEVVQVLRRPRPRTETPQPSAATARKHLDGPPRRPVPGRRTAAAV; this is translated from the coding sequence GTGCGTGCTGTGCGGATCGCGGCCCGGACCGCCTCCCGGGTGCTGCTGAACCTGGCGGCGCTCGTGGTGCTGGCCCTGGCCCTGGCCATGCTCGTGCCCGGTGCGCTGGGCTACGAGCGCTACGTCATCACCGGCGCGTCGATGTCCGGGACCTTCGAGAAGGGCACCCTGGCCATCGAGAGCGCGGTGCCGGTGGCGGACCTGGCCGTCGGCGACGTCATCACCTACCTGCCCCCGCCGGACTCCGGGCTCACCGAACTGGTCACCCACCGCATCCTCACCGTCGAGGAGTCCGAGAGCGGGCCCGTGTTCCGGACCCAGGGCGACGCCAACGCCGACGCCGACCCGTGGACCTTCCAGCTGCCCGGTCCCACCCAGGCCCGTCTGGACCACGCCGTCCCCCACCTCGGCTGGGTGTTCATCGCCCTGTCCGAACCGCAGGTCCGGCAGCTCGTCATCGGCATGCCGGCCGGGCTCATCGCCCTCCGCTGCGCGATCGAGGTCGTGCAGGTCCTGCGCCGGCCCCGGCCCCGCACCGAGACCCCCCAGCCGTCTGCCGCCACGGCGCGGAAACACCTCGACGGCCCGCCGAGACGCCCCGTCCCGGGCCGGAGGACCGCCGCCGCGGTCTGA
- a CDS encoding TasA family protein yields MTATAVATVSRPRRYRVLVPLAGLAAAAALAVGSGADFTSNSVNSANAFSTGSLTQTNSKANSAVFNLDNMKPGDTLNGSVTITNSGSLGAGFKLTETATNGFTTKSNLRLTITESGSTAPVWTGTFGELTAAGPLVLGDWAPGQAKTFVFSVTLDSKADNTEQGKTATATYSWDAVQSAGTTTDQ; encoded by the coding sequence ATGACCGCCACCGCCGTCGCCACCGTCTCCCGCCCCCGCCGCTACCGCGTCCTCGTCCCCCTCGCCGGCCTCGCCGCCGCCGCCGCGCTCGCCGTGGGCTCCGGGGCGGACTTCACCTCCAACTCGGTGAACTCCGCCAACGCCTTCAGCACCGGCTCGCTGACCCAGACGAACTCCAAGGCCAACAGTGCGGTGTTCAACCTCGACAACATGAAGCCCGGCGACACCCTCAACGGCTCGGTCACCATCACCAACTCCGGCTCCCTCGGCGCCGGCTTCAAGCTCACGGAGACCGCGACCAACGGGTTCACCACGAAGTCCAACCTCCGGCTCACGATCACCGAGTCCGGCTCCACCGCGCCGGTGTGGACCGGTACCTTCGGCGAGCTCACCGCCGCCGGCCCGCTGGTGCTGGGCGATTGGGCCCCGGGCCAGGCCAAGACGTTCGTCTTCAGCGTCACCCTCGACTCGAAGGCCGACAACACCGAGCAGGGCAAGACCGCCACGGCTACCTACAGCTGGGACGCGGTGCAGTCCGCGGGCACCACCACCGACCAGTGA
- a CDS encoding dienelactone hydrolase family protein, translating into METTPHQNVTFPSAGGRAHGYLALPAAGRGPGVLVIQEWWGLTDHIRDVADRLAAEGFVALAPDLYGGSITHDGEEAAEMMSRLPEEEGVRLLAGSVDFLLGHEAVTSSTAGAIGFCMGGGFVLALATDQGERIGAAVPFYGVGQGVPDACHGVRAAVQGHYGREDSSYPVEKAQALEEQLRRESSAPVVEFHYYDAPHAFHNDRNRANHRPDAAAAAWERAVAFLREHVR; encoded by the coding sequence GTGGAGACCACCCCGCACCAGAACGTCACCTTCCCCTCGGCCGGGGGCCGGGCCCACGGCTACCTGGCGCTGCCGGCCGCCGGCCGCGGTCCCGGCGTGCTCGTGATCCAGGAGTGGTGGGGGCTCACCGACCACATCCGGGACGTGGCGGACCGGCTCGCCGCCGAGGGCTTCGTGGCCCTGGCCCCCGACCTCTACGGCGGGTCCATCACCCACGACGGCGAGGAGGCCGCCGAGATGATGTCCCGGCTGCCCGAGGAGGAGGGTGTGCGGCTGCTCGCCGGCTCCGTCGACTTCCTGCTCGGCCACGAGGCCGTCACCAGCTCCACGGCGGGGGCGATCGGCTTCTGCATGGGCGGCGGGTTCGTCCTGGCACTCGCCACGGACCAGGGCGAGCGGATCGGCGCCGCGGTGCCGTTCTACGGCGTCGGCCAGGGCGTGCCGGACGCCTGCCACGGGGTGCGCGCGGCGGTGCAGGGCCACTACGGCCGCGAGGACTCGTCCTACCCGGTCGAGAAGGCGCAGGCGCTCGAGGAGCAGCTCCGCCGCGAGTCCTCCGCACCCGTGGTCGAGTTCCACTACTACGACGCCCCGCACGCCTTCCACAACGACCGGAACCGGGCGAACCACCGCCCCGACGCCGCGGCCGCGGCCTGGGAGCGCGCGGTCGCCTTCCTGCGCGAGCACGTCCGGTAG
- a CDS encoding peptidase has protein sequence MHQPGGTTPQRGASPRTRDEHAAAARLPRSPSGRTPQWVLEEALEQQREALLGPGARRRRDRRAARAARASARRWARAPRRRSTAWRATPAVGVVVLLMLWFTPGLLQDYALPVIRPYLPNASAPPPGVGAAPAPLGAPPVVEDVGGHRFMDSPDPAQPMVAYDPCRPVHYVVRPDGAPPGGRQLVEEAVAEISAATGLRFVPAGTTTEAPAEQRAPYQPDRYGRQWAPVLIAWSDETEVPGLAGNVVGLGGSTARQAPGGPFAYVTGQAALDAPGLAPVLEHPDGAAHVRATIIHELAHVVGLAHVDDPTQMMHPAGGATVLSAGDRAGLAKLGAGPCVPRL, from the coding sequence ATGCACCAGCCCGGTGGCACCACGCCGCAGCGGGGAGCGTCGCCCCGGACCCGCGACGAGCACGCCGCCGCCGCGCGCCTCCCGCGGTCCCCGAGCGGACGGACGCCGCAGTGGGTGCTCGAGGAGGCGCTGGAGCAGCAGCGCGAGGCCCTGCTGGGCCCGGGCGCGCGCCGGCGCCGGGACCGGCGCGCCGCCCGGGCGGCCAGGGCATCCGCCCGCCGCTGGGCGAGGGCGCCGCGGAGGCGCAGCACGGCGTGGCGGGCGACCCCGGCCGTGGGCGTCGTGGTGCTGCTGATGCTCTGGTTCACGCCCGGGCTCCTCCAGGACTACGCGCTGCCGGTCATCCGCCCCTACCTGCCGAACGCGTCGGCGCCCCCGCCCGGGGTCGGGGCAGCACCGGCGCCGCTGGGGGCGCCCCCGGTGGTCGAGGACGTCGGGGGCCACCGCTTCATGGACTCCCCGGACCCCGCCCAGCCGATGGTCGCCTACGACCCGTGCCGTCCGGTGCACTACGTCGTGCGCCCGGACGGCGCCCCGCCGGGCGGCCGGCAGCTCGTCGAGGAGGCGGTCGCCGAGATCTCCGCGGCCACCGGTCTGCGGTTCGTCCCCGCGGGGACGACGACGGAGGCGCCCGCCGAGCAGCGCGCGCCCTATCAGCCGGACCGGTACGGCCGGCAGTGGGCGCCCGTGCTCATCGCGTGGTCCGACGAGACCGAGGTGCCGGGGCTGGCCGGCAACGTGGTGGGCCTCGGCGGCAGCACGGCCCGGCAGGCGCCCGGGGGGCCGTTCGCCTACGTCACCGGTCAGGCCGCCCTCGACGCCCCCGGTCTGGCGCCGGTGCTGGAGCACCCGGACGGAGCGGCCCACGTCCGCGCGACCATCATCCACGAGCTGGCGCACGTGGTGGGGCTCGCCCACGTCGACGACCCCACCCAGATGATGCACCCGGCGGGCGGGGCCACGGTGCTCTCGGCCGGGGACCGGGCCGGCCTGGCGAAGCTGGGCGCCGGGCCGTGCGTGCCGCGGCTCTGA